CGTTTCCGCCGACGTATTCTGCCCGCAGCATGTCGAACGGCACCTCCGTCATTGGAAAAAATCGCTTCGCATTTTCCCTGACGAGATGTTCCAAATCGACCGTGAATCAATGTTCATACGGTTCCAAGAAACAATGCCTGAGCTCCTCACGCATCGAGACTACCAAGTAATGCGTCAGGGAGACGACGGCAATCCTTTGTCGATGGGGAACCCAACCACGTATCGTGACGCCCAATGCTGGGTCACTGAACTTGAAAAAAGTATTCACAAGCAAATCTATTGGGTCACACGCTGTGACACCTTAACGGCAGATCGCCCCTAACATTGATGCAATTCATCGCCTTAGACAAACAAGTATTAAATTCCGAAGTTGCTTGTACATTCGCATCTGGTTTACAGCGTTTCTTAGTCAGGCAATTGTTAGAATTGGGTGTATGCCTCCGCGGCAACGACAAAGCGGAATCCCAACCTCTTGAGCTGACACCATGTTTCTTTCCTCGACGTACCGTGTCTTCACGCTTCTTTGTGCGATTGCAATGAGCAGCGTACTCTTCGCGGAAGAGGCTCTTTTAGTAAGGAGTTTTCCTCCGGAAGTCGAATCGTCGAAAGAGCCTTCACTGATTTATCTCTGGCAAGAGAAGCTCGACTCGCCACGACCACTTGTCGCTTCGCTCGCGCGGATTGATCTTCTGAATCCCAACTACCAGTGCGTCGTGATGATGGAAGACGACCCTGATGGGAACGGCCCTGCAGAGGCTTCTTTGGCGATGCCGGAAACGCACATGAAGAAGTTCAACGCCATCGTTGGCATCAACGCCAACGCATTTGGGGCAGTGCGAGAAGAAGACAAGAAGAAAGGCTATTACCTCGGGATGCCAGTTGATATCGTCGGGTTAGCGGTAAGTAACGGCATCGTTCGAAGTCAGTCCGAATCAAAACCGAATCGCACACGAGGCGAAGCCGCATTTTGGCAAGACGACAAGCTTAAACCTCATCTGAATATTCCTGCTTCTGATGCCACCATCCACGAAGGAGTAGGCCGGTTTGTTTCGACCTTATTGATCGATGGCGAAATTGCTCGCAAAAAAGATAAAGATCTACACCCACGCACGGCAATCGGACTCGACGCCTCAGGCCGCTATCTGTTGCTGGTAGTGATCGACGGTCGGCGGAAAGATTACAGTGAAGGAGTAACGCTGTACGAACTTGCCGAGTTCATGCAATCACATGGTTGTGCCAACGCAATCAACTTAGATGGAGGCGGAAGTTCGATCATGATGTTCCACGACGAGGCTGACGATGAACTAAAAGCTTTTAATCGACCATCCGGCGGCAAACATCGACCGATTCCAGTGATGTTAGGTGTTCGGGCTAAAACAGCTCTTCAATAGTTCGCTGACCTGGGGTTATTCTAATGCGTGAATTGCTAGTTGCCCGAGAGAACCTCTCCCTCATCGAAAAGGGCATCCAACTTTTCGCGCATCATTGTCGCGTAGTTGCCACCCTCAGGACGCTTATTGAATAGCACCACAAAGTTTATTCCATCACCACGTTGTCGGGCCACGGCGTTCGTTCCTGGTAACGAACCGCTATGATTCCATTTCCAATTGCCTGGAGCAGGGCGAGGGCCGCCGATGTTCGGTCCGTTAACCTGATAACGATCGAGAAAACCCAGTATGGCAACACCGCTGGCGACAAGTCGCCCCTGACTCGTGCGAGCCTCGACATCAAAGCCCCCATACGGCCGCTTGACCTGACGTTTTGTACTGTGAGTCGGGTAGAAAACGTTATCAACGACCTCGTTATTGTCGTAATACGGCTCTCGCGGGCTCTGATCTTTCTTAAACGTTCGCCCCAACAGCCAATTGTTTGAAGCAATTCCGGCCGGGTGCATGACATGCCGATGGAGGTATTGCTGGTAGCTTTGCCCTGATACTTCTTCCACTATTAGCCCCAGTAAAAGGAAACCGATGTTCGAGTACGAACGCTTCGTCCCCGGATCGTGCTGAAGTGGCTGCCCCATGATGTAGCGAACGGTCTTCTCACGGCCAGGCGGACTCGCAACGCCAAATGCTTGGGCAATTTGTTTCTCACGATACGTCAGGTCCCCCACGATATCGCGATCCCAGCCTCCACGATGCTGTAGTAAATGATCAACCGTGATGTCTTTAAGTCGTGGGTCAGGCTTGCCCAGAGGTTCATATCTCAGAATTCCGTCCGTGGAACCTGGCAGGCGAAACACCTTCGAGTCGAGTGAGATCTGCCCACGACGAATCAACTCACGAATCGCCGCCGCAGTAAACGGCTTGGTCACGCTGGCCACTCGAAACATGGCATCTTCACGAATCGGTTCCGTCCGCTGCTTATCCTGCCATCCGTAAGTATGGTGCATCAAGATCTGCCCATTTTTCATCACCGACAACGAACCGGCTGAGATATCGTTCTCCTTCATAAACTCGAGCATTGCTTCGTCGAGCTTGCCAAGCTCGGGCGCCGGCCTGCCAACTATCGGCATCTCGGCCGTGACTTGTGAGCAGCAGACAAGAATTGCAGACAGCAACAAAGGCAAGTAACGATACAGTCGAGACAAAATCATCGCGATATTCCTGGCAGAATTTTTTGTGGTCAGACCAAGCATATCGATCGCTTGGTGTACGCTCAAACATTGCAGTTGAAAATACTGGCAGCTTAGAGACTTCGAGCCGACCATGCCTGGCAGTGATACGCAACATCGATGGTATCGATGCGGTGCTCAACCAAGTAATTCAATAACTCGGAATGAAAGGATTCAAATCGCTCTGGCCCAGCAATGTTATTCAACCGGTTATGACTTTTCCACAAATCTAAGAATCGTTCACGGGACATCGGCACGATGTGCAACTCACTATCCTTTTGCACGAACTGAAAGTCGCCAGTTGACTCCAGGATCTCATCCCAAGGTCGATTACGGTACGCTTCGTCAAACTCAGGGACATGTCGTTGAATTGCCTCAGACGTCCAACGCAGTACCTCAGAATGCTCCATTGCCCGATCGTTCCATAACATCGTAAACAAACGGCCTGGCTGGAGAATACGACGCATCTCCGGCAATGCTCGTGGAACATCTGCCCAATGAAACGCTTGCGCAGCCACAGTCCAGTCCTGGGAAGCATCCGGCAAGCCAGTTGACTCGAAGGTTCCATCGACCCAGGTAGCCCTGGAATCGTTACCCTTTGCACGCATTGACGCATTAGGCTCGATGGCCGTGACATGAAGTCCGAGTCCCGAAAGAAGCCGAGTCGAAATGCCCGTGCCGGCTCCGACGTCAGCGACTAGATCGCCAGGCTCAACTTCCGCCAATATCATAAGACGTTTAAAGAAATCGAGTGGATAGCCTGGCCGCGAACGCTCGTAGGCGTCTGCTTGCCGCGAAAAGTCTCCGATATTCACGACCAACTCCTATCGATGCATGAAGGAATGAATCGATATCAGCATACCACTAACTTCCGATCCGATAGAGAACTTGTCCGTCTCCCATTGAAAGCGGAAGACTGGCAACTTCAGACCAGGTACAAAAAAAGCCTGCGAAACCAAAAGGTCCCGCAGGCAATGAGTTGGGTCGACAAGTGGTAGTCAACTCACTTACATCTGACAAATCCGGTTCACGGCGTCCAGAATTGCGTAAACCGTGGCTTGGACCGTATCGGTCGAACTGCCTCGACCTCGGACAATCTTCTTGTCCGATTGAATCTCGACCGTGACTTCCCCTAGCGCATCACGACCAAGGGTTGCGCTGCGAACCTGGAAATCTTTGCAGGTCAGTGGTACTCCGGTAATGCGTTCGACCGCCCAGAACGCGGCATCGATCGGGCCATCTCCTTCGGTGATTTCGGCCGACTTGGTTTCTTCACCATGCTTGAGTGTCATCTTCACGCAAGGTTCTTTGCCCGTGCCATGGCTGACGTCAAGTGATTCCAGAACCCATACCTGGCGGGCATCACCGCGAATCTGTTGATCACAAAGGGCAGCGATATCACCGTCGTAGATTTCCTTCTTCTTATCGGCGAGTTTCTTGAACTCGTCGAACACTTCTTGAAGCTGTTCGGCCGACAAATGATAGCCAAGCGCTTTGGCACGATCGGAGAGGGCAGCCCGACCGCTATGTTTTCCGAGCACGAGGTCCGTCTTTTCGAGCCCAACATCTTCTGGCCGCATGATCTCGTACGTGGTCGGCTCTTTGAGCATGCCATCCTGATGAATGCCCGACTCGTGAGCGAACGCATTACGACCAACGATCGCCTTGTTGCGTTGCACCTGAAGGCCGGTGATATTTGAAAGCAACCGACTCGTCGGCACCAGGCGACGCGTATTGATTTTCGATTCGACGTTGTAATAGTCGTGTCGAGTGCGAAGGGCCATCACGACTTCTTCTAGCGAGGCGTTGCCGGCACGCTCACCAATGCCGTTGATGGTACATTCAACCTGGCGAGCCCCAGCTTCAACGGCGGCCAAGCTGTTGGCGACCGCCATGCCAAGGTCGTCGTGGCAGTGAACGCTGATCACAGCCTTATCAATGTTCGGCACGCGATTCTTCAGATCGGCGATGATCTTGTGCATGTGATTCGGCGTGGCGTAACCGACCGTATCAGGAATGTTGACCGTAGTCGCGCCGGCGTCGATCGCCGCTTCGACCACGCGACACAAAAAGTCTGGCTCGGTCCGCGAAGCATCTTCTGGCGAGAACTCGATGTCATCGCACAACGAAGAAGCCAGCTTCAACGAGTCGATACCTCGCTGAATGATCTCTTCGGGTGTCATTCGCAATTTGAATTCGCGATGAATCGCGCTGGTTGCCAGAAAAACGTGAATCCGAGGCTGACTGGAATGCTTGAGCGCTTCCCAGGCCCGCTCGATGTCGCGTGGATTGCAGCGGGCCAAGCCGCAAATTGAGGCGCCGCGAATGTTCGAGGCAATCTCTTTAACAGAGTCGAAGTCCCCCGGCGAAGCAATCGGGAAACCAGCTTCGATAATGTCGACCCCCAAGTCGACCAAGGCCTGGGCGATTTCCATCTTCTCGGCCAGGTTCATACTGGCACCTGGAGACTGTTCGCCGTCGCGGAGGGTGGTATCGAAGATTTTGATGGTATCGTTCATGGGATAGATGTGTGTTTGATCGGTGTTTCGTTGGGTTTTAAATGTCGCTGAAATCGAAGAGCCGGCCGCAAGCCGGCGCGACTAGGAGCTGGCGGGCAGAACTGGCCACTCCAGGAACTTCGATTTTGGGGGGCATCGACATGGGAAACTTCGCCTACTTCAAATCAATCAATCGATTTCAAATCAACAAAAAAAGCCCTAAGGCGTTGGGCCTTAGGGCTTTTGGTAATCTCGTTATAATGCGAACGCGAAACCTTCCCTAACACCCAGGGGTGCTTAGCAGCAGTTGCAGCAGTAGGAGGTTTAGATTCATTAAATCTTGCTCGCAGTTGAGTTGTTTTGCTATGAATGACTCTACTCCCGCGGTCGGGTTCGGTCAAGGCGGCGTAATTGCCGTAGAAACGCCTTTCCTGGGACCTTAACCACAAAACAGCGAAAACCGATCCGATCGGTGACCGATGAATGGAATCAGTTTCTCTAATTCAATTGCCAAAGGCGGGCAAAAAGTGGAGTTCCTATGTCATGAATGAACGCTTGGACGTCACCAGCGACCCGGAACCAGACCAACCAAAAGGGGAGTCTTCCCGCCAAGTACGCCCCTTCCTGGGAATCAAGTTCGCTTGCTGCAGTATCTACGCCCGGATCTATCAAAACAAAGACGGCACACATTATGTCGGCAATTGCCCTAAATGTGCTAAGCAGGTCCGCGTAAAAATCGGCCACGGGGGCAGCAATAACCGCTTCTTTACGGCGTATTAAAAAAACAATTCGAATGAAGACCACGGATTCCACCGATGGGCGCGAATGAGAGGTCGAAACGAATCCGAAGTAAACGCTTCGACGTATCAATCGCCTGAAACCCGAAACGCTAACCGAATACGGCCAGGAAGTAACAATTACGTCGAGCTCTCTTTTATCCGTGCCTATCCGTGAAATCGGTGGTTAAAAACTATCTTCTCCCAAGAACTCGGCTGAATGCCTGCTAGCATAGGCGATAGCATCCTCTGCACGTCCATATTGAGCCATCCGCTCGATTTCCGTACGATCTGCCGCCCCCATATTTTGGAATTTGGCTGCCATGATCGACTTCGACATTCAACGCTGTACCCGAAAGTGCCACGCCACAGCGCGTGAACTGCGCCCGGGCGATCTGTATTATTCGGTCTTAGTCCCGGATGGATCCGAGGTTGTGCGGCAAGATTTCAGCAAAGAAGCGTGGGAGGGCCCACCGGAGAATGCCATTTGTTGGTGGAAGGCAACCATGCCCGATCCACAGACGAACAAGATCAGTTGGGCACCGCACGACATCATGCTCGATCACTTCGAGCGGTTGCTGCAAGATCCCCAGCATCAAGATGCGGCTTACGTGGTGGCATTACTCATGGTACGCCGCAAGATCGTCCGTCTCGACGATACCGAGAAGGGCGAAGACGGAGTTGAACGCTTGGTGTTGGTCGGCCTCAAACGAGAAGGCTCTTACAAGATTCCCGTGGTAGAACCGACCGCCAATCGTATTGTTGAGATTCAGAACGAGCTGACTTCGCTGCTCCAATCGGGCGATCCTCCGGCCGAATAACCCCACAACGCAAGGATGCGCCTGTGACACACTTTCAACTGCATTCGGTCGCCGCAATATTGCTTGTTGGTTTGGCTTGTGGCGCCGGCTGCCCGCAGTTGATGCGTCCGGTCGATCCTCTTTATCAGCCACCGGTCGTGTTCGAGACCGCTCCGACGATGGAGCAACTCATGGCCCAGGTCAACATGAACACGCAGCGAGTGCAGTCGCTTGAATCGACTGGTGCCACGCTCGGATTGAAGGGTTTTCCTTCGATTCGCGCCCAAATTTACATGATGCCTCCGATGAAGTTTCGCATGATTGGCGAGACGGCGTTAACGGGGCAACTCTTGGATTTGGGAAGTAACGACCAAGAGTTTTGGGTCTGGGGGCGGGGATTCGAGTCGCCTGGCCTGATGTACGCTCGACACGACGAATTCCAACAAACAATGGCCAAGACTATTCTGCCGGTGGAACCAAGCTGGGTCGCACAAGCAATGGGGCTGGCGCGATTTGACCCCAACGATTACCACCAAGGTCCATTCCCAACAGCGACCGGCAACTATGAAATTCGCACCACGATGACTTCGTCCGCCGGACAAATCACCAAAGTCACGGTGATCGACAAGCAGTACGGCTATGTCCTAGAACAGCACATGTACGACATGGCGGGCCAGCCGATCGCTTCGGCCATGGCATCCAACTACCGCTACGATCCCAACTCGAACGTTTCACTCCCGTATAAAGTCGACATTCGCTTACCGAAGTCTGGGGCAGACTTTTCCATTCAAATCATCGGCTACCGCATCAATCAGTTGACCGAAGGAAACGGAACCTTTGCCAAGCCGCATCGACCGGACGTGCCCGAGATCAACTTGGTCGGTAACAGTGGCATGCCTCTTCCGTCTGGTCAGCCGTTACCAGGCGGACAGTATCAGCCAACCAGCCAATCTTACCCGAGCACCGGACAACCACTTCCCACTGGTCAACCCTATCCTGGCCAACAACCGGCACCGGTCGGACAGCCATATCCGGGTGGAGGCCAATTCGATCCGTATGCTCCTACCAGCACGCAGCCGCAGATCACACCTCAATATCCATCCAGTGGAGGCTACCCGCTGGGAGCCAACACTGCTCCTAGCATGAATCAACCATCGAGCCAGTTCACAGCGGTTCGGCCGGTTTACGAAACGGCTGCCCGTGAAGAATTCAACTCGCCGCCTATTCGAGGGATGCGGTAGACCACTTGCTGCCAACCAAGGCGATATTCTAGGTGCCAGGTATTTGCAGCCGCTCAGAAGAGGCGTCTTTCAGGGCCGTTTGAATCCGCTGTTCGGCTCCTCGATCTTGCAATTCCTGTACGACAATTCGCCGGGATGCGACCGTCAAAAAAGTGGTAAAGCTACTGGCAGTGTCGAAACGGCGGAGGATTGCGAGGTCATTCTCTGCCAATTGCTCGAAAACGCTCACAACCACTTCATCAGCCTCTTTGCTGGTCAGCGTCCACTTCTGCGTTTGTCGGCAATGCTGAACGACTTGAACGACCGTGCTGGCATAACGATCGACAAAACGTCGCCAGTGGAGGGCAGGGGAGCTGAAAAGCTCATCCAACAACTGCAAGTCAGCCGAACTAGATTTCATAGCAAACGCTTCCGTGCGCTTTTAAAACAGGCGAAATGAGGCATCAGAAAACTAAACTAGCTGAGACTTAAGCTCAATACTGGTTTTAGGTTGGAATCGGGCCCTAAATGGCCGTATGTTGCCTTGACACCTTGTTGAGACAGGAATAAAAACCAAAAGACGGTCACGTCAATACCTTTCATAGACGCGACTTGCAATCTGGGGCAAGCCCAAGTTGTGCTGCCCCGAATCGAGAAAGTTGTTTTCAACAGCGCCAATCCATTGGCCAGGAGATATAAAGAATGACTCACGTAGTCTGCGAACCGTGCTTTAACTGCAAGTACACGGATTGCGTCGTTGTGTGCCCCGTCGAATGTTTTTACGAAGGGGACAAGATTCTTTACATCCATCCCGAAGAATGCATCGACTGCGAAGCTTGTGTGCCGGAATGCCCGGTTGAAGCCATCTTCCATGAAGACAATGTTCCGGAAGAGTGGAACGGCTTCGTCGAACTGAATGCTGAAATGGCTCCTCAGTGCGAAGTCATCACCGAAAAGAAGACGCCACTGGCCGATCAGTAATCGCCACGTCTGTTAGGGTTCTACTTCAGGCCCCTCCGACGTTGCCAATAATTCAAAAGCCACAACTGAATAAGTTGTGGCTTTTTTCGTAACAATTGTTCACGAATACGGCCGTACAAACGGGGTTCTATAATGCTTACTTCACGAACAATAACGTCGTTTAAAAAGCAAAACACGAACCTCTGATTGTTATTAAGTCAAGTCGATTTAACGCATATTTTCGAACGAAACGCCCGCATGCGTTTTATTCGTCAGACTCGTATTGCTTCCGATTGTCACGCCGGGTTAGGATGAAAAAGTGCTAATTCGCCGCTCCATCATGCGGCCTTCTCGAAAGAAAAACAGAAGGACTTTTCTGATGAGTCAATTTACTTGCCAGTGCTGCCAGCAAGTTTTTGACAAAAGCAGTGAGCCATGCTTCGTCATTCGTTTCACTGCCTTCCTGGAGATTGAGCCCCACTTCGATGAAGTCGATTTCGAAGACACCGACCGAGACAACCTCTCGGTGTTGGCCGACACCCTCGAACAGGTCTACCCAATTCCAGATCCAACCTTGCATGACGATCAGCCGGAGCGGGACTTCCGTGTCTGCCGCGACTGCTATCAGCGATTCATGATCGATCCGGTTGGCCGTGATGTGCCTGCAGCATCGATATCCTTCAGCGAAAACTGATTTCCCGCGACTGCCTATCGGCCAGGACAACACATGCGTTAGGGCAAACGGTTCACTTAACACGCCCAAACGCGAGCCGCAATCTCTCTGTTCGCTTTGCCGGAAGTGGCCTGATCTAGCGGCTTTGGCCCGTTGTTCCTGCCCGGAATGACGGATAAACTGAAGGTTTGATCGTGCCGGAGCGTTGTCGATCTAGCTCTGGGCAAGTCCCTTGCGATCGCTCATTTCTCAACACCTCACCTTCCGAAAAGATGCCGAACATGAAGATTGCCGTTATTGGTGGAGATGGAACCGGGCCAGAAGTCACCGCTGAAGCTTTGAAAGTGATGGACGCCGCCGCCAAGTTGGAAGGATTCACCGTCGAAAAGACCGATTTTGGTTTCGGTGGTGATCACTACCTGAAGACCGGTGAAATTCTGCCGGAAGGCGCCGTCGACGAGTTGAAGAAGTTCGACGCGATCTTCCTGGGGGCCGTTGGCCACCCCGACGTGGCACCCGGTATCTTGGAAAAAGGACTGCTGCTGCAGTTGCGTTTCCAGTTGGACCAGTACATCAACTTGCGTCCAGTTAAGCTCTACCCGGGCGTGGAAACACCACTGAAGGATAAGACCCCAGAAGACATCGACTTTGTCGTCGTCCGCGAAAACACCGAAGACCTTTATGCGGGCATCGGTGGTTTCCTGAAGAAGGGTTCAGCCGACGAAGTCGCAACCCAAACGGCGATCTACTCGCGCAAGGGTTGCGAACGCTGGCTGCGTTGGGCCTTCGAGTACACCCAAAAGCGTAACAATCCTAAAGGTAAGAAGCTGACGCTGGTCGCCAAGACCAACGTGCTGACCTACGGACACGACCTGATCTGGCGCACGTTCCAAGAAGTCGCCAAGGACTATCCGGACGTTGAACCAGACTACAACCACGTCGACGCATGCTGCATGTGGATGGTCAAGAATCCTGAGTACTACGATGTGATCGCTACCACCAACATGTTCGGCGACATCATCACCGACCTGGGCGGTATCATCCAAGGTGGTATGGGCGTTGCCGCTGGTGGGAACATTAACCCTGATGCCGGCGGTACGAGCATGTACGAACCGATGGGTGGTAGTGCTCCGAAATACACCGGCAAGAACGTCATCAACCCAATCGCAGCGATCAGCGCCGCGGCCATGCTGCTGGAACATACCGGCCAGCCAGCCGCTGGAGCTCGCGTGATGAAGGCCATCCAAACCGTCACTGGCACTAAGATGAAAAGCCAGAGTGCAGGGAAGATGGGCTACAGCACCACCGAAGTGGGCGATTTGGTCGTCGACGCGCTTTCCTAAGACAAAATCTTGGAAGGCGGCCGAACATTGCCTGGCTCCGTGAACGTTATTCACTGAGCCAGGCCAATCCTATCTAAATCCCGTTCGCAGGAGGCAGCCGACCATGTCTGTTCGAAGTCTATTCGATTTAACGGGCCGCTCCGCTCTCGTTACCGGTGGGAGCAAGGGAATTGGGAAGATGCTCGCAAGAGCCTTCGCCGAATGTGGCGCCGATGTCTGTATTACGGCTCGCCACGAAGATGAACTGAAAACAGCCGCGGACGAGATCGGTCAAGGACTTAGTGGACGCGTCGGTTATCGTGTGTGTGACATGGGTGATCGGGCAGCGGTCGATGCGATGGCAATCGATGTGCTGAAAGACTTTCAAGGCATCGATATTCTGATCAATAACGCAGGAACCAATCGGCCCGAAATTCTGACGGAAACCAATGACGAAACTTGGGATCAGGTTCTCGAGCTTAACTTCACGGCCTGCATGCGGCTCGCTCGACATGTTGTCCCCGACATGAAAGAGAGGCAGTGGGGGCGGATTATCCACCTCTCTAGCGTGATGGCTTTGGCCTCGAATCCAGGCCGTGGTCTTTATTCAGGTACGAAGGCTGCGCTTATCGGCATGGCCAAAGCTCATGCTTTAGAACTTGGCCCCTTCGGAATCACCGTCAACTGCATTTGCCCTGGCCCAATCGCGACGGATTTGCCGATGAGCCTATTGAATGACGAGCAGAAACAACGCTTCGCAGATCGTACGGCGGTTAAGCGATGGGGAAAAACTATTGATATGGTAGGCCCAGCTTTATTGCTTGGTAGCGACGCGGGAGCTTACATTACAGGTACGACGATCCTCGCCGATGGCGGTTTAACTTGTCGCACCTTTGATTAGATTCCTCATCGCCTGCCTGGAATCCCCCTCATGCCCAGGCCTGTTCCCTCCTAGGAACACCGGACGCCCCCCAGACATTACCTCCTTTTGTCCTGTTGCTTTCCGGCAACCACAGCATGTCGATCTGGCTTTTCCATGAACTTAGAAATTACCTCCTCCAAGGATAACGTTGTCCACGTCGCCATCTTTGGCAAGGTTACGCAAGACGCGACAACGCGCGACGTTGATCGAATAGCGGAACTTCTTGGCGCGGAAGCGTATTCGCAAAATGTTCTATTGAACCTTCGCGATACCGAGATGATCGATTCCAGCGGAATTGGTTGGCTGCTTGTTTGTCATAAGAAGTTCAAGGAAAACGGAGGGCGCATGATTTGCTACTCAGCTCCTCCAGTCGTCGCAAACGTCTTTCGATTGATGCGTATGGATTTAGTCTTTGATAGCGCGGCCAATGCCGCGGAAGCGGAGAAACTCGCCGGTGTCACTTCCCAAGAATAACCCTCACGGTATCGAATTCTCAAACATTGACGCGACCACTCTCGAACCGGATGCCTTGATGCGGCTTCTGATCGAGCATTGTCACATGGTCGGCGCAAGCGATATTTTCGTCTTCTCCGGTGATCCCGAGTACCAGATCTCGATGCGGCTCTGGGGACGGATGAAACCAATCACCACCCTTCCAGTCAACGAAGGGCGTCAGTTGTTGAACTACGCCAAGGCGCTCGCCGGTCTCGATATCGCCGAACGTCGCCGTCCGCAAGACGGTCGCTGGTTCTATCGCGATGACGAAAAGATTATCGAC
The Blastopirellula marina genome window above contains:
- a CDS encoding SDR family NAD(P)-dependent oxidoreductase; protein product: MSVRSLFDLTGRSALVTGGSKGIGKMLARAFAECGADVCITARHEDELKTAADEIGQGLSGRVGYRVCDMGDRAAVDAMAIDVLKDFQGIDILINNAGTNRPEILTETNDETWDQVLELNFTACMRLARHVVPDMKERQWGRIIHLSSVMALASNPGRGLYSGTKAALIGMAKAHALELGPFGITVNCICPGPIATDLPMSLLNDEQKQRFADRTAVKRWGKTIDMVGPALLLGSDAGAYITGTTILADGGLTCRTFD
- a CDS encoding phosphodiester glycosidase family protein, yielding MFLSSTYRVFTLLCAIAMSSVLFAEEALLVRSFPPEVESSKEPSLIYLWQEKLDSPRPLVASLARIDLLNPNYQCVVMMEDDPDGNGPAEASLAMPETHMKKFNAIVGINANAFGAVREEDKKKGYYLGMPVDIVGLAVSNGIVRSQSESKPNRTRGEAAFWQDDKLKPHLNIPASDATIHEGVGRFVSTLLIDGEIARKKDKDLHPRTAIGLDASGRYLLLVVIDGRRKDYSEGVTLYELAEFMQSHGCANAINLDGGGSSIMMFHDEADDELKAFNRPSGGKHRPIPVMLGVRAKTALQ
- a CDS encoding serine hydrolase domain-containing protein, giving the protein MILSRLYRYLPLLLSAILVCCSQVTAEMPIVGRPAPELGKLDEAMLEFMKENDISAGSLSVMKNGQILMHHTYGWQDKQRTEPIREDAMFRVASVTKPFTAAAIRELIRRGQISLDSKVFRLPGSTDGILRYEPLGKPDPRLKDITVDHLLQHRGGWDRDIVGDLTYREKQIAQAFGVASPPGREKTVRYIMGQPLQHDPGTKRSYSNIGFLLLGLIVEEVSGQSYQQYLHRHVMHPAGIASNNWLLGRTFKKDQSPREPYYDNNEVVDNVFYPTHSTKRQVKRPYGGFDVEARTSQGRLVASGVAILGFLDRYQVNGPNIGGPRPAPGNWKWNHSGSLPGTNAVARQRGDGINFVVLFNKRPEGGNYATMMREKLDALFDEGEVLSGN
- a CDS encoding 3-isopropylmalate dehydrogenase; its protein translation is MKIAVIGGDGTGPEVTAEALKVMDAAAKLEGFTVEKTDFGFGGDHYLKTGEILPEGAVDELKKFDAIFLGAVGHPDVAPGILEKGLLLQLRFQLDQYINLRPVKLYPGVETPLKDKTPEDIDFVVVRENTEDLYAGIGGFLKKGSADEVATQTAIYSRKGCERWLRWAFEYTQKRNNPKGKKLTLVAKTNVLTYGHDLIWRTFQEVAKDYPDVEPDYNHVDACCMWMVKNPEYYDVIATTNMFGDIITDLGGIIQGGMGVAAGGNINPDAGGTSMYEPMGGSAPKYTGKNVINPIAAISAAAMLLEHTGQPAAGARVMKAIQTVTGTKMKSQSAGKMGYSTTEVGDLVVDALS
- a CDS encoding class I SAM-dependent methyltransferase; protein product: MNIGDFSRQADAYERSRPGYPLDFFKRLMILAEVEPGDLVADVGAGTGISTRLLSGLGLHVTAIEPNASMRAKGNDSRATWVDGTFESTGLPDASQDWTVAAQAFHWADVPRALPEMRRILQPGRLFTMLWNDRAMEHSEVLRWTSEAIQRHVPEFDEAYRNRPWDEILESTGDFQFVQKDSELHIVPMSRERFLDLWKSHNRLNNIAGPERFESFHSELLNYLVEHRIDTIDVAYHCQAWSARSL
- a CDS encoding 2-isopropylmalate synthase, with product MNDTIKIFDTTLRDGEQSPGASMNLAEKMEIAQALVDLGVDIIEAGFPIASPGDFDSVKEIASNIRGASICGLARCNPRDIERAWEALKHSSQPRIHVFLATSAIHREFKLRMTPEEIIQRGIDSLKLASSLCDDIEFSPEDASRTEPDFLCRVVEAAIDAGATTVNIPDTVGYATPNHMHKIIADLKNRVPNIDKAVISVHCHDDLGMAVANSLAAVEAGARQVECTINGIGERAGNASLEEVVMALRTRHDYYNVESKINTRRLVPTSRLLSNITGLQVQRNKAIVGRNAFAHESGIHQDGMLKEPTTYEIMRPEDVGLEKTDLVLGKHSGRAALSDRAKALGYHLSAEQLQEVFDEFKKLADKKKEIYDGDIAALCDQQIRGDARQVWVLESLDVSHGTGKEPCVKMTLKHGEETKSAEITEGDGPIDAAFWAVERITGVPLTCKDFQVRSATLGRDALGEVTVEIQSDKKIVRGRGSSTDTVQATVYAILDAVNRICQM
- a CDS encoding ferredoxin family protein; translated protein: MTHVVCEPCFNCKYTDCVVVCPVECFYEGDKILYIHPEECIDCEACVPECPVEAIFHEDNVPEEWNGFVELNAEMAPQCEVITEKKTPLADQ
- a CDS encoding STAS domain-containing protein, with translation MNLEITSSKDNVVHVAIFGKVTQDATTRDVDRIAELLGAEAYSQNVLLNLRDTEMIDSSGIGWLLVCHKKFKENGGRMICYSAPPVVANVFRLMRMDLVFDSAANAAEAEKLAGVTSQE